The Rhododendron vialii isolate Sample 1 chromosome 6a, ASM3025357v1 genome includes a window with the following:
- the LOC131329684 gene encoding cellulose synthase-like protein E6: MREREREREREREGMGGHNGGDEEAPLPLFETEVSKGKLAYRVYAVTVLIGICSIWVYRSINIPTAEEHGRWAWIGMFMAELWFGFYWIITLSVRWNVTHRYPFKDRLINRYGDKLPAVDVFVCTADPRIEPPTMVISTVLSVMSYNYPPDRLNIYLSDDGGSEFTFYSLLEASHFSKHWIPFCKKFSVEPRSPAAYFAQNSNPKDTTVPKEWLDIKKLYEDMKCRIESVIKKGGTSKDTRDQHKGFLEWNSGVTKQDHQSIVQILIDGRNPDAVDDDGHQLPTLVYLAREKRPHCPHNFKAGSMNSLIRVSAEISNAPIILNVDCDMYSNNSDAIKEALCFFMDKERGHMISYVQYPQSYDNIANNDIYSNVRSAFNKIELSGMDGCDGAPYCGTGCFHRRESLCGVEFSRNYRGELNSLCNTMKDSSVHELEQGSKVLANCSYEKGTQWGKEMGLVYGCLSEDLITGLRIQCRGWKPVYYNPERKAFLGVASNTLDLALVQHKRWGQGMFQIFLSKYCPFIYARGKIKLGAQMGYCVYLLFAPNSVALLNYLIIPSICLLRSIPLFPEVSSLWFLPFAYVYAARNACSIAEALTCGETLKAWWNSQRMWLFHRTTSYLFAFIDTITEQLGFSHTGFSITAKVVGDDVLKRYEEGMMEFGTSSVMLTIIATLALLNLFGFAGGILKVVWGYGITEGLTVQIGLCLVVVVINLPVYQALFLRDDNGRIPSWVMFKSLVLASLACLIPVY, encoded by the exons atgagagagagagagagagagagagagagagagagagaggggatgggaGGACATAATGGAGGAGACGAAGAGGCGCCTCTGCCTCTATTCGAAACAGAAGTGTCCAAGGGTAAACTTGCATACAGGGTTTATGCAGTCACGGTGTTGATAGGGATATGCTCGATATGGGTGTATAGGTCAATAAACATCCCAACAGCTGAAGAACATGGAAGATGGGCTTGGATTGGTATGTTCATGGCCGAGCTCTGGTTTGGTTTCTACTGGAtcattactttatctgttcggTGGAACGTTACCCATCGTTACCCATTTAAGGATAGGCTCATAAACag GTATGGGGACAAGTTACCGGCTGTGGACGTGTTTGTATGCACAGCGGATCCCAGAATAGAGCCTCCAACAATGGTGATTAGCACAGTTTTATCAGTCATGTCATACAATTACCCACCTGATAGATTGAACATTTACCTTTCGGATGATGGTGGCTCGGAGTTTACTTTCTATTCTCTCCTTGAGGCTTCTCATTTCTCTAAGCATTGGATACCATTTTGCAAGAAATTCAGCGTGGAACCCAGGTCTCCGGCAGCCTATTTTGCTCAGAATTCTAACCCAAAAGACACAACAGTTCCAAAAGAGTGGTTGGATATTAAG AAACTATATGAAGATATGAAATGCCGGATAGAATCAGTCATCAAAAAAGGTGGTACTTCAAAAGATACAAGGGATCAACACAAAGGGTTTTTGGAATGGAACTCTGGAGTGACAAAGCAGGATCATCAGTCCATTGTACAG ATTTTGATCGACGGAAGGAACCCGGATGCAGTGGATGATGATGGTCATCAATTGCCAACACTAGTGTACTTGGCTAGAGAGAAGAGACCTCATTGCCCTCATAACTTCAAAGCTGGGTCCATGAACTCACTG ATAAGAGTATCTGCAGAAATAAGCAATGCACCAATTATCCTTAACGTGGACTGCGATATGTACTCAAATAATTCAGATGCAATAAAAGAGGCACTCTGCTTCTTCATGGACAAAGAAAGGGGCCACATGATATCGTATGTGCAATATCCGCAAAGTTATGACAACATCGCCAACAATGACATTTATTCAAATGTGCGCAGTGCGTTTAATAAG ATTGAGCTTTCTGGCATGGATGGATGTGACGGGGCCCCTTATTGTGGCACTGGATGCTTTCATCGAAGAGAAAGTCTTTGCGGAGTTGAGTTCTCCAGAAACTACAGAGGAGAATTGAACAGTCTGTGCAATACAATGAAAGACAGTTCTGTCCATGAATTGGAACAAGGATCAAAAGTTCTTGCAAATTGTAGCTATGAGAAAGGCACACAATGGGGAAAagag ATGGGATTGGTGTACGGGTGTTTGTCAGAAGACCTCATTACTGGATTGAGAATCCAATGCAGGGGATGGAAACCAGTCTACTACAATCCAGAAAGGAAGGCCTTTCTGGGTGTGGCTTCAAACACCTTAGATCTTGCTCTTGTCCAGCACAAGAGGTGGGGTCAAGGCATGTTCCAGATCTTCTTGTCCAAGTACTGCCCCTTTATATATGCCCGTGGCAAGATCAAACTAGGTGCCCAAATGGGCTACTGTGTGTACCTTTTGTTTGCTCCTAATTCCGTAGCCTTGCTCAATTATCTCATCATCCCCTCTATTTGCCTGCTCCGCAGCATTCCTTTATTTCCCGAg GTGTCAAGCCTTTGGTTCCTGCCTTTTGCATATGTATATGCAGCTAGGAATGCTTGTAGCATAGCTGAGGCCCTGACATGTGGAGAAACACTCAAAGCATGGTGGAACTCTCAACGGATGTGGCTATTTCACCGGACAACTTCCTACCTTTTCGCCTTCATCGACACCATCACTGAGCAATTGGGCTTCTCTCATACGGGGTTTTCCATCACGGCTAAAGTGGTCGGCGACGACGTGTTGAAGAGGTACGAGGAAGGGATGATGGAATTTGGAACCTCATCTGTCATGTTGACAATAATAGCAACGTTGGCTTTGCTAAACCTTTTCGGCTTTGCTGGGGGAATTTTGAAAGTCGTTTGGGGTTATGGTATCACCGAAGGCTTGACTGTGCAAATCGGTCTTTGCTTGGTAGTGGTTGTGATTAATTTGCCGGTGTACCAAGCACTCTTCTTGAGGGATGATAACGGCCGGATTCCATCTTGGGTTATGTTTAAGTCTCTTGTTCTGGCTTCATTGGCATGCCTGATTCCTGTGTATTGA
- the LOC131329701 gene encoding uncharacterized protein LOC131329701 isoform X3, with translation MACVLSVRVINYSEIVKASSNQYSKFDKKDRGPNSATSTRGRGTPRSAHRTQKLNLEVSPHRAVSAVRLMRIELGGAFADLLNEKGKGSGDNEMGYVERTLGFRTRVLDDRDLRLVTDIVGGTIRWRRYLDHLILSLCHDENTFTRMEPLLLQILRIGFYEIVKLGMPPYAVVDENVRLAKVSLRPGAGNMVNGILRKLLFHKENNSLPLPKLEGDDRAHARALATLYSHPVWMVRRWTKYLGVEEAIKLMIWNNTDPSFSLRANSGKGFTRADLVTRLQMLKVPHEISPNLDDFVRIKTGMQSVMQAGLLKEGLCSVQDESAGLVVSIVDPQPGESIIDCCAAPGGKTLFMAARLSGRGAISAIDINKGRLRILKEAAKLQNVDNVVTTVDADLRTFADQNQDKSNKILLDAPCSGLGVLSKRPDLRWNRRWEDMEQLKALQDDLLDAASM, from the exons ATGGCGTGCGTGCTTTCTGTCCGAGTAATCAACTATTCGGAGATAGTAAAAGCTTCTTCTAATCAGTACTCCAAGTTCGACAAGAAGGACAGAGGGCCCAATTCAGCTACTTCCACTCGTGGGAGAG GTACTCCCAGATCTGCACACAGAACCCAGAAGCTGAATTTGGAGGTTTCTCCACATAGAGCTG TGTCCGCTGTGAGATTGATGCGAATAGAACTTGGTGGCGCTTTTGCAGACCTTTTGAATGAGAAAGGGAAAGGTTCCGGGGATAATGAGATGGGGTATGTTGAAAGAACTCTGGGGTTTCGAACACGGGTATTGGATGATAGAGATCTCAGACTG GTCACAGATATTGTTGGAGGTACAATTCGTTGGAGAAGATATCTTGATCATTTGATTCTTTCTTTGTGTCACGATGAGAACACTTTTACGAGAATGGAACCTCTTCTGTTACAG ATTCTTCGAATTGGTTTCTACGAGATCGTCAAGCTAGGAATGCCCCCTTATGCTGTCGTAGATGAG AATGTAAGGCTTGCAAAGGTGTCTCTTAGACCTGGTGCTGGTAATATGGTCAATGGCATTCTCAGGAAGTTACTTTTTCATAAG GAAAACAACTCCCTTCCTTTACCCAAACTCGAAGGCGATGACCGCGCACATGCTCGTGCACTTGCCACCCTTTATTCTCATCCAGTT TGGATGGTGAGACGATGGACGAAGTATCTAGGAGTTGAAGAAGCTATTAAGTTGATGATATGGAATAATACTGATCCTAGTTTTAGCCTGAG GGCAAACAGTGGGAAAGGTTTTACAAGAGCTGACCTAGTGACGCGGCTTCAAATGTTAAAG GTGCCACATGAGATTTCTCCGAATCTGGATGATTTTGTCCGAATCAAAACCGGAATGCAG AGTGTGATGCAAGCTGGATTACTGAAAGAAGGTTTATGTTCAGTCCAGGATGAAAGTGCAG GTTTGGTGGTTTCTATTGTGGATCCACAACCTGGTGAGAGCATTATTGATTGCTGTGCTGCTCCTGGAGGAAAGACCTTATTCATGGCAGCCCGACTAAGTGGTCGAG GTGCAATATCTGCAATCGACATAAACAAAGGAAGGTTGAGAATCCTGAAAGAGGCTGCCAAGTTGCAGAATGTTGACAATGTTGTAACAACTGTCGATGCCGATCTTCGTACTTTTGCT GACCAAAATCAGGATAAgtcaaataaaattttgttggatGCTCCATGTTCTGGGCTGGGTGTTCTTTCCAAG AGACCAGACTTACGGTGGAATCGGAGGTGGGAGGATATGGAACAACTTAAGGCGTTACAAGATGATCTTCTTGATGCAGCT
- the LOC131329762 gene encoding cellulose synthase-like protein E6 isoform X2: MREREREREREREGMGGHNGGDEEAPLPLFETEVSKGKLAYRVYAVTVLIGICSIWVYRSINIPTAEEHGRWAWIGMFMAELWFGFYWIITLSVRWNVTHRYPFKDRLINRYGDKLPAVDVYVCTADPRIEPPTMVISTVLSVMSYNYPPDRLSIYLSDDGGSEFTFYALLEASRFSKHWIPFCKKFSVEPRSPAAYFAQNSNPKDITVPKEWLDIKKLYEDMKCRIESVIEKGGTSKDIRDQHKGFLEWNSEVMKQDHQSIVQILIDGRNPDAVDDDGHKLPTLVYLAREKRPQFPHNFKAGSMNSLIRVSAEISNAPIILNVDCDMYSNNSDAIKEALCFFMDKERGHKISYVQYPQSYDNITKNDIYSNAVSAIHKIELAGIDGWDAALFCGTGCFHRRDSLCGLKFSKNYRGELNSQCNITKDSSVHDLERGSKVLASCSYEKGTQWGKVMGLMYMCLVEDTITGLTIQCRGWKPVYYNPERKAFLGVAPNTLDISLVQHKRWCEGMFHIFLSKYCPFTYAYGKIKLGAQMGYCLYLLWAPNSFALLYYLIIPSICLLRSIPLFPEVSSLWFLPFAYVYAARNACSIAEALACGDTLKAWWNSQRMWLFRRTTSYLFAFIDTVSRQLGFSQSAFSITAKVVDDNVLARYEEGTMEFGTSSLMFTVIATLALLNLFGFGGGILKIIWGYGFAEGLTVQIGLCLVVVMINLPVYQALFLRDDNGRIPSSVMFKSLFVEFAAVLILAVLSSLQQEVLGIRFVIDREECFSHNVEYARDTIHFAFVVIKSEGAWHYSPDGVDLVVKGPSGEQIHDFHDKTSEKFQFVAQKNGLHRFCFTNKSPYHETIDFDVHEAHFTYHDEHAKDEHLKPLLEQIARIEEALYNIQFEQHWLEAQTDQQAIVNEGMSRRAIHKVLYQSAALTGAGVLQVYLLRRLFERKLGMSRV; this comes from the exons atgagagagagagagagagagagagagagagagagagaggggatgggaGGACATAATGGAGGAGACGAAGAGGCGCCTCTGCCTCTATTCGAAACAGAAGTGTCCAAGGGTAAACTTGCATACAGGGTTTATGCAGTCACGGTGTTGATTGGGATATGCTCGATATGGGTGTATAGGTCAATAAACATCCCAACAGCTGAAGAACATGGAAGATGGGCTTGGATTGGTATGTTCATGGCCGAGCTCTGGTTTGGTTTCTACTGGAtcattactttatctgttcggTGGAACGTTACCCATCGTTACCCATTTAAGGATAGGCTCATAAacag GTATGGGGACAAGTTACCGGCTGTGGACGTGTATGTATGCACAGCGGATCCCAGAATAGAGCCTCCAACAATGGTGATTAGCACAGTTTTATCAGTCATGTCATACAATTACCCACCTGATAGATTGAGCATTTACCTTTCGGATGATGGTGGCTCGGAGTTTACTTTCTATGCTCTCCTTGAGGCTTCTCGTTTCTCTAAGCATTGGATACCATTTTGCAAGAAATTCAGCGTGGAACCCAGGTCTCCGGCAGCCTATTTTGCTCAGAATTCTAACCCAAAAGACATAACAGTTCCAAAAGAGTGGTTGGATATTAAG AAACTTTATGAAGATATGAAATGCCGGATAGAATCAGTCATCGAAAAAGGTGGTACTTCAAAAGATATAAGGGATCAACACAAAGGGTTTTTGGAATGGAACTCTGAAGTGATGAAGCAGGATCATCAGTCCATTGTACAG ATTTTAATCGACGGAAGGAACCCGGATGCAGTGGATGATGATGGTCATAAATTGCCAACACTAGTGTACTTGGCAAGAGAGAAGAGACCTCAGTTCCCTCATAACTTCAAAGCTGGGTCCATGAACTCACTG ATAAGAGTATCTGCAGAAATAAGCAATGCGCCCATTATCCTTAACGTGGACTGCGATATGTACTCAAACAATTCAGATGCAATAAAGGAGGCACTCTGCTTCTTCATGGATAAAGAGAGGGGCCACAAGATATCATATGTGCAATATCCGCAGAGTTATGATAACATCACCAAGAATGATATTTATTCAAATGCAGTCAGTGCAATTCATAAG ATTGAGCTTGCTGGCATAGATGGATGGGATGCGGCCTTGTTCTGTGGCACAGGATGCTTTCATCGGAGAGACAGCCTTTGTGGACTTAAGTTCTCCAAAAACTACAGAGGAGAATTGAACAGTCAGTGCAACATAACGAAAGACAGTTCTGTCCATGATTTGGAACGAGGATCAAAAGTTCTTGCAAGTTGTAGCTATGAGAAGGGCACACAATGGGGAAaagtg ATGGGATTGATGTACATGTGTTTGGTGGAAGACACCATAACTGGATTGACAATACAATGCAGAGGATGGAAACCAGTTTACTACAATCCAGAAAGGAAGGCCTTTCTGGGTGTGGCTCCAAACACCTTAGATATATCACTTGTCCAGCACAAGAGGTGGTGTGAAGGCATGTTTCATATTTTCTTGTCCAAGTACTGCCCCTTCACATATGCTTATGGCAAGATCAAACTAGGTGCCCAAATGGGCTACTGTCTGTACCTTTTGTGGGCTCCTAATTCCTTCGCCTTGCTCTATTATCTCATCATCCCTTCTATTTGCCTGCTCCGCAGCATTCCTTTATTTCCAGAG GTGTCAAGCCTATGGTTCTTGCCTTTTGCATATGTATATGCAGCCAGGAATGCTTGTAGCATAGCTGAGGCCCTGGCATGTGGAGACACACTCAAAGCATGGTGGAACTCTCAACGGATGTGGCTGTTTCGAAGGACGACTTCCTACCTTTTCGCCTTCATTGACACCGTGTCTAGGCAATTGGGTTTCTCACAATCTGCATTTTCCATCACGGCTAAAGTGGTCGACGACAATGTGTTGGCGAGGTATGAGGAAGGGACCATGGAGTTTGGAACCTCTTCACTCATGTTCACAGTTATAGCAACGTTGGCTTTGCTGAACCTTTTTGGCTTTGGTGGGggaattttgaaaatcatttggGGTTACGGTTTTGCCGAAGGCTTGACTGTGCAAATTGGCCTTTGCTTGGTAGTGGTTATGATTAATTTGCCGGTGTACCAAGCACTCTTCTTGAGGGATGACAACGGCCGGATTCCGTCTTCGGTTATGTTTAAATCTCTT TTTGTGGAATTCGCCGCGGTTTTGATACTCGCAGTTTTATCGAGCCTTCAACAAGAGGTGTTGGGAATAAGATTTGTGATAGATAGGGAAGAATGCTTCTCGCACAATGTTGAGTACGCTAGGGACACCATTCATTTCGCCTTTGTGGTAATTAAGTCTGAGGGCGCATGGCATTATTCTCCGGATGGGGTTGATCTTGTG GTGAAGGGACCTTCTGGTGAGCAGATCCATGATTTTCATGACAAGACAAGTGAGAAGTTTCAGTTTGTGGCTCAAAAGAATGGGCTACACCGTTTCTGCTTCACTAACAAGTCTCCTTATCATGAAACCATCGATTTTGATGTACACGAAGCCCATTTCACATACCATGACGAGCATGCAAAAGATG AGCATCTCAAGCCTTTGCTTGAACAAATAGCAAGGATAGAGGAGGCTTTATACAACATTCAATTTGAACAGCATTGGCTAGAGGCTCAGACTGATCAACAAGCAATAG TTAATGAAGGAATGAGCCGGAGGGCAATTCACAAGGTTTTGTATCAATCAGCTGCTCTGACAGGGGCTGGTGTTCTCCAAGTTTACCTTCTACGACGCCTCTTTGAACGGAAGTTGGGGATGTCCAGAGTTTAG
- the LOC131329782 gene encoding protein NOI4-like: MSEKGKPLPKFGEWDVNDPASAEGFTAIFNKARDEKKTGGKPESPTKSESNLMHGADSVKPQSKKWFCCASSHAES, translated from the exons ATGTCG GAAAAGGGAAAGCCATTGCCGAAGTTTGGTGAATGGGATGTGAATGACCCTGCGTCAGCTGAGGGATTTACTGCGATCTTTAATAAGGCCAGGGACGAGAAAAAGACTGGTGGCAAACCTGAGTCACCAACAAAGTCGGAGTCCAATCTCATGCATGGAGCGGACTCTGTCAAGCCTCAATCC AAAAAATGGTTTTGCTGCGCATCCTCGCATGCAGAATCTTGA
- the LOC131329762 gene encoding transmembrane emp24 domain-containing protein p24beta2-like isoform X1, which yields MLEKQFVEFAAVLILAVLSSLQQEVLGIRFVIDREECFSHNVEYARDTIHFAFVVIKSEGAWHYSPDGVDLVVKGPSGEQIHDFHDKTSEKFQFVAQKNGLHRFCFTNKSPYHETIDFDVHEAHFTYHDEHAKDEHLKPLLEQIARIEEALYNIQFEQHWLEAQTDQQAIVNEGMSRRAIHKVLYQSAALTGAGVLQVYLLRRLFERKLGMSRV from the exons atg CTAGAAAAGCAGTTTGTGGAATTCGCCGCGGTTTTGATACTCGCAGTTTTATCGAGCCTTCAACAAGAGGTGTTGGGAATAAGATTTGTGATAGATAGGGAAGAATGCTTCTCGCACAATGTTGAGTACGCTAGGGACACCATTCATTTCGCCTTTGTGGTAATTAAGTCTGAGGGCGCATGGCATTATTCTCCGGATGGGGTTGATCTTGTG GTGAAGGGACCTTCTGGTGAGCAGATCCATGATTTTCATGACAAGACAAGTGAGAAGTTTCAGTTTGTGGCTCAAAAGAATGGGCTACACCGTTTCTGCTTCACTAACAAGTCTCCTTATCATGAAACCATCGATTTTGATGTACACGAAGCCCATTTCACATACCATGACGAGCATGCAAAAGATG AGCATCTCAAGCCTTTGCTTGAACAAATAGCAAGGATAGAGGAGGCTTTATACAACATTCAATTTGAACAGCATTGGCTAGAGGCTCAGACTGATCAACAAGCAATAG TTAATGAAGGAATGAGCCGGAGGGCAATTCACAAGGTTTTGTATCAATCAGCTGCTCTGACAGGGGCTGGTGTTCTCCAAGTTTACCTTCTACGACGCCTCTTTGAACGGAAGTTGGGGATGTCCAGAGTTTAG